The proteins below are encoded in one region of Sedimentibacter sp. zth1:
- the dprA gene encoding DNA-processing protein DprA, which yields MSFEAYEDINDNKLVISWLNSQNGISTKTIEKLLEYFETPINIWDNLFEEKNNLKFLRSNILEELMKKKVNYKEKLIERLNNEKVSIITLLDEEYPIKLTNIINPPSILYCKGDIRCLNNLSIAIVGSRKATEYGKWCANKFSKELSNLGVTIISGLAYGIDTISHKSTLKNNGKTIGVIGSGINIVYPLKNRELYEEIEAKGSLIVTEYPFDREPIAANFPNRNRIISGLSSGILVIEAQDRSGTLITATHAAEQGKDVFAVPGNINSIFSVGTNKLIKDGAKLVMSVEDIIEEIRELRDINRDKAIRSIDYNSLNEVEKQIIALLEKGSMDIDSFCCNINNPTSEILSNLTILEMKDIVVQTSSKKFMLAN from the coding sequence ATGAGTTTTGAAGCTTATGAAGATATAAATGATAATAAATTGGTTATTTCATGGTTAAACTCACAAAACGGAATATCAACTAAAACAATTGAAAAATTATTAGAATATTTTGAAACTCCAATCAACATTTGGGATAATTTATTTGAAGAAAAAAATAATTTAAAATTTCTGAGAAGTAATATACTAGAAGAACTAATGAAAAAGAAAGTAAATTATAAAGAAAAACTTATTGAAAGATTAAATAATGAAAAAGTTAGTATAATAACATTACTTGATGAGGAATATCCTATAAAACTAACTAATATTATAAATCCACCAAGCATATTGTATTGCAAAGGTGATATAAGGTGCCTTAATAATTTATCAATAGCAATTGTTGGTTCAAGAAAAGCAACTGAATATGGAAAATGGTGTGCTAATAAATTTTCAAAAGAGTTAAGTAATTTAGGAGTGACAATAATAAGTGGACTTGCGTACGGAATTGATACTATATCACATAAATCTACATTAAAAAATAATGGAAAAACAATTGGAGTAATTGGTAGTGGTATAAATATCGTATATCCACTGAAAAATAGAGAATTATATGAAGAAATTGAGGCGAAAGGAAGTCTCATAGTAACAGAATATCCATTTGACAGAGAACCAATTGCAGCTAATTTCCCAAATAGGAATAGAATTATTAGCGGGCTAAGCAGTGGAATTTTGGTTATCGAAGCACAAGATAGAAGTGGAACACTCATAACAGCAACACATGCTGCAGAACAAGGAAAAGATGTATTTGCTGTTCCCGGTAACATAAATAGTATATTTAGCGTTGGAACTAATAAACTTATAAAAGATGGAGCAAAATTAGTTATGAGCGTTGAAGATATAATTGAAGAAATAAGAGAGTTAAGAGATATAAATAGAGATAAAGCAATACGAAGTATAGATTATAATAGCCTAAATGAAGTAGAAAAGCAAATTATAGCCTTGTTGGAAAAAGGTTCAATGGATATTGATAGTTTTTGTTGCAATATTAACAATCCTACAAGCGAAATATTAAGTAATTTAACCATTTTAGAAATGAAAGATATAGTAGTTCAAACAAGTTCTAAAAAATTTATGCTTGCAAATTAA
- a CDS encoding YifB family Mg chelatase-like AAA ATPase, with product MLSKVKTCVLHGLNGCLIDVETDLSSGLPSFNIVGLADTSIKESKERVRSSIKNSNFKFPVSKITINLAPANIRKEGSQIDLPIAVGILIASKVIENIVDENTCFIGELSLDGKITKIDGALPLVISMRNNNVKKVIIPIENKEECGVIDNIDIIPIDNLKELVKYFNNEIEIKPYISTYNNSSSNFKYEIDFSEIKGQAALKRAVEISAAGGHNLLMLGPPGSGKTMIAKRIPTILPDLSFEESLEVTKIYSISGGLNESGLITKRPFRSPHHTISRAALAGGGKMAGPGEVSLSHYGVLFLDEMPEFPKSVLEVLRQPMEDGTISISRANGSYTYPAKFMLISSMNPCPCGFLGDPVHECTCTQAQINNYLGKISGPLLDRMDIQIEVTPVYYDDLNNKSIEETSEQIKTRVIKARNIQSKRYKSLKIFTNSELSSRQVTKYCKIDSTSEELLKNAFETLGLSARAYNKILKVSRTIADLEGMDNINQTHIAEAIQYRTLDRKYWR from the coding sequence ATGTTATCAAAAGTAAAAACATGTGTATTGCATGGATTAAATGGATGTTTAATAGACGTAGAAACAGACCTATCAAGTGGATTGCCTTCATTTAATATAGTAGGATTAGCCGACACATCTATAAAAGAATCAAAAGAAAGAGTTAGGTCATCTATAAAAAACAGTAATTTTAAATTTCCTGTTAGTAAAATAACTATCAATCTTGCACCAGCAAATATAAGAAAAGAGGGTAGTCAAATTGATTTACCCATTGCAGTTGGAATTTTAATAGCAAGTAAAGTTATAGAAAATATTGTAGATGAGAATACTTGCTTCATAGGAGAATTATCATTAGATGGAAAGATTACGAAAATTGATGGAGCATTACCTCTTGTTATAAGCATGAGAAATAATAATGTAAAAAAAGTTATTATACCTATTGAAAACAAAGAAGAATGTGGAGTAATCGACAATATCGACATAATACCAATAGACAATTTGAAAGAATTAGTAAAGTATTTCAATAATGAAATTGAAATAAAACCGTACATATCTACATATAACAATTCATCATCAAATTTCAAATACGAAATAGATTTTTCAGAAATTAAAGGACAAGCTGCACTAAAAAGAGCTGTTGAAATATCAGCAGCGGGTGGTCATAATCTACTTATGTTAGGCCCTCCAGGTTCAGGTAAAACAATGATTGCAAAAAGAATCCCTACAATTTTACCAGACTTGTCATTTGAAGAATCACTTGAAGTAACTAAAATTTATAGCATATCAGGTGGACTTAATGAAAGTGGATTAATAACAAAAAGACCATTTAGAAGTCCTCATCATACAATTTCAAGAGCAGCTTTAGCTGGAGGAGGCAAGATGGCTGGTCCAGGGGAAGTTTCATTATCTCACTATGGTGTTTTATTTCTAGATGAAATGCCTGAATTTCCAAAAAGTGTTCTAGAAGTATTAAGACAACCAATGGAAGATGGCACAATATCAATTTCAAGAGCAAATGGTTCATATACTTATCCAGCAAAGTTTATGTTAATTTCTAGCATGAACCCATGTCCATGTGGTTTTTTAGGTGATCCTGTACATGAGTGCACATGTACGCAAGCACAAATAAATAACTATTTAGGAAAAATTTCAGGACCGCTTCTAGATCGTATGGATATACAAATAGAGGTAACACCTGTATATTATGATGATTTAAACAATAAATCAATAGAAGAAACATCAGAGCAAATTAAAACAAGAGTTATAAAAGCTAGAAATATTCAATCCAAAAGATATAAATCGTTAAAAATTTTCACTAACTCGGAATTATCATCAAGACAAGTGACAAAATATTGCAAAATTGATAGTACATCAGAAGAATTGTTAAAAAACGCATTTGAAACTTTAGGTTTAAGTGCAAGAGCATACAATAAAATTCTAAAGGTATCAAGAACTATTGCAGATTTGGAAGGAATGGACAATATTAACCAAACACATATTGCAGAAGCGATACAATACAGAACACTTGATAGAAAATATTGGAGGTAA
- a CDS encoding YraN family protein produces the protein MYKENKGYQFEIVAQKYLKAHGYVILEVNFMCRFGEIDIIALKDNVLIFVEVKARKNTDFGYPREYVTQAKIRKIISTAKYFLLKKQYDNVNCRFDVIEIIYDRKTINHLENVFEV, from the coding sequence ATGTATAAGGAAAATAAGGGGTATCAATTTGAAATTGTTGCACAAAAATATCTAAAGGCACATGGATATGTTATTTTAGAAGTAAACTTTATGTGCAGATTTGGGGAAATAGACATAATAGCATTAAAAGATAATGTATTAATATTTGTAGAAGTTAAAGCAAGAAAAAATACCGATTTTGGTTATCCAAGGGAATACGTTACCCAAGCTAAAATAAGAAAAATTATTAGTACAGCAAAGTATTTTTTATTGAAAAAACAATACGATAATGTAAACTGTAGATTTGATGTTATTGAAATTATATATGATAGAAAAACAATAAATCATTTAGAAAATGTGTTTGAAGTATAA
- a CDS encoding ribonuclease HII, producing the protein MLKIENKLHVEGYEHIACIDEVGRGCLAGSVVTCAIVMPKGLLIEGVNDSKKLTPKKRDKLYDEILAQCIAVGIGEISYDIIDEINIKNATKMAMLQAVDNLKTNDGQKLVPNHLLIDAEKLDTSIPQTNVIKGDATCHGIAAASIIAKVTRDRQMVELDKIYPEYNFKSNKGYGTKDHIQALLKYGPIQIHRRTFLKKILDKNEQITLF; encoded by the coding sequence ATGCTAAAAATAGAAAATAAGCTACATGTTGAAGGCTATGAGCATATAGCTTGTATTGATGAAGTAGGTAGAGGGTGTTTAGCGGGCAGTGTTGTAACTTGCGCAATAGTTATGCCAAAAGGTTTATTAATTGAAGGTGTTAATGATTCTAAAAAATTAACACCTAAAAAAAGAGATAAGCTTTACGATGAAATACTTGCACAATGTATAGCTGTTGGAATAGGTGAAATCAGTTATGATATAATTGATGAAATAAATATTAAAAATGCAACTAAAATGGCAATGCTACAGGCTGTTGATAATTTAAAAACCAATGATGGACAAAAACTTGTACCTAACCATTTGTTGATAGATGCTGAAAAACTTGATACTTCTATTCCTCAAACAAATGTAATAAAAGGTGATGCAACTTGTCACGGCATTGCAGCAGCATCTATTATAGCAAAAGTTACAAGAGATAGACAAATGGTAGAGTTAGATAAAATCTATCCAGAATACAATTTTAAAAGCAACAAAGGTTATGGAACAAAGGATCACATTCAAGCATTGCTTAAATATGGTCCTATACAAATACACAGAAGAACTTTTCTTAAAAAAATATTAGACAAAAATGAACAAATAACATTGTTTTAA
- the ylqF gene encoding ribosome biogenesis GTPase YlqF, giving the protein MNINWYPGHMKKTMDLLRDNLKLVDLVIEVIDARIPYSSKNPDFEKLFVNKKRVLVINKYDLANPNMNKKWEEYYKSQGYYTVLYNSTDNKELKKIEATIGEATLEIVERYRKKGIQNKVIKTMIVGIPNAGKSTLINSIAKKKSTKTGNMPGVTKGKQWIRLPKNIDLLDTPGILWPKFISDTTALNLAFTGAIKEEILQIEEIAYSFIEIIAKIDKKALANRYGIEVSEVTIENMDNIARKRGCILNKNEIDYPRVSRMVLDEFQNGKLGRISLERPEDVKNFELDAKIKAKERAEKKANVEAKKNAKNRK; this is encoded by the coding sequence ATGAATATAAACTGGTATCCTGGTCATATGAAAAAGACTATGGATTTATTAAGAGACAATTTGAAGTTAGTTGACTTGGTTATTGAAGTAATTGACGCAAGAATTCCATATAGCAGCAAAAACCCAGATTTTGAAAAGCTGTTTGTAAATAAAAAAAGAGTATTAGTAATTAACAAGTATGATTTAGCTAATCCAAATATGAATAAGAAATGGGAAGAGTATTATAAATCACAAGGGTATTACACTGTTTTATATAATTCTACTGACAATAAGGAACTAAAAAAAATTGAAGCTACAATTGGGGAAGCTACATTAGAGATAGTAGAAAGATATAGAAAAAAAGGTATCCAAAATAAAGTAATAAAAACTATGATTGTTGGAATTCCCAACGCTGGTAAATCTACACTTATCAATTCAATAGCTAAGAAGAAAAGCACAAAGACAGGCAATATGCCTGGTGTAACAAAAGGTAAGCAATGGATTAGATTGCCTAAAAACATTGATTTATTGGACACACCTGGTATATTATGGCCTAAATTCATTAGCGATACCACTGCACTTAATTTAGCCTTTACAGGTGCTATAAAAGAAGAAATTCTTCAAATAGAAGAAATAGCATACAGCTTTATAGAAATTATCGCAAAGATAGATAAAAAAGCCTTGGCGAACAGATATGGAATAGAAGTATCAGAAGTAACGATAGAAAATATGGATAACATAGCAAGAAAAAGGGGTTGTATACTTAACAAAAATGAAATTGACTATCCAAGAGTAAGTAGAATGGTTCTTGATGAATTTCAAAATGGTAAATTAGGTAGAATTTCGCTTGAAAGACCTGAGGATGTAAAAAACTTTGAATTAGATGCTAAAATTAAAGCGAAGGAAAGAGCGGAGAAGAAAGCAAACGTAGAGGCTAAGAAAAATGCTAAAAATAGAAAATAA
- a CDS encoding MFS transporter produces MKRKINYYKNIYFMYAISFFDGLILAYVIERLFWAERGMNVTMVVATEIIYAITTIVLEVPSGVLADKFGRKKLLLIGAFLSLLEMTIIYYAHSFFAFGFAVFLAGINNAFRSGAKEALIYDSLQEAKKEAGFEGVYGRVNAIDTIGATIAALSGGVLAYYFGLEINYVVSIFSKAIAFILVIFIKEPSRKILEIDNNNTSFKIYIKEGIKFFKNNKVIFNYCMIGCFLSACWSYIDEFWQLLAVQINVPIFLFGVISISYSVFTVPGNLLADKLKKIISYSKFFKLTPFVFALGFILIGISKSYWMFTPLMFLGIWNGILTPLLEGCIHHNTDSSIRATVESLLSLLMRLFAIGVGLLFSIFANKNILLGYLSLGVLCLIYGLQNLVFKRKIR; encoded by the coding sequence ATGAAAAGAAAAATTAATTATTATAAAAACATATATTTTATGTATGCTATATCATTTTTTGATGGATTGATTTTAGCATATGTTATTGAGCGTTTATTTTGGGCTGAAAGAGGAATGAATGTTACAATGGTTGTAGCTACAGAAATTATTTATGCTATAACTACAATTGTTTTAGAAGTTCCATCAGGAGTATTAGCAGATAAATTTGGCAGGAAAAAGCTTTTGCTAATAGGAGCATTTCTTTCTTTACTTGAAATGACGATAATTTATTATGCTCACAGTTTTTTTGCATTTGGATTTGCTGTTTTTTTAGCTGGTATTAATAACGCATTTAGAAGTGGTGCAAAGGAAGCTTTGATTTATGATTCTTTACAAGAAGCAAAAAAAGAAGCTGGATTTGAAGGTGTATATGGCAGAGTAAATGCCATTGATACAATAGGGGCTACAATTGCAGCACTTAGTGGCGGTGTTTTAGCATATTACTTTGGACTTGAGATTAACTATGTTGTTTCAATTTTTAGTAAAGCTATTGCTTTTATTTTAGTAATCTTTATAAAAGAGCCATCGAGAAAAATTCTTGAAATTGATAATAATAACACATCATTTAAAATTTATATAAAAGAAGGTATTAAGTTTTTTAAAAACAACAAAGTAATATTTAATTATTGTATGATTGGGTGCTTTTTAAGCGCTTGTTGGAGCTATATAGATGAATTTTGGCAATTATTAGCTGTTCAAATCAATGTTCCCATTTTTTTATTTGGTGTAATATCAATAAGCTATTCTGTTTTTACTGTACCTGGTAATTTACTAGCTGATAAGCTTAAAAAGATTATATCGTATTCTAAATTTTTTAAGCTTACACCATTTGTATTTGCATTAGGTTTTATTTTAATAGGTATTTCTAAAAGCTATTGGATGTTTACTCCGTTAATGTTTCTTGGAATATGGAATGGAATTTTAACACCTCTGCTAGAAGGCTGTATTCATCATAATACAGACAGTAGTATTAGAGCGACAGTGGAATCTTTGTTATCGTTACTAATGAGACTATTTGCTATAGGAGTAGGGCTATTGTTTAGTATATTTGCAAATAAAAATATATTATTAGGCTATTTATCATTAGGAGTATTATGCTTAATCTATGGATTGCAAAATTTAGTATTTAAAAGAAAAATACGTTAA
- a CDS encoding serine hydrolase, with protein sequence MNSLTQKLTKILKLNLSNKFTSVSYAIMKDGNMLAADTIGTNGSNKNNNSTINDTYNVASVSKIFCSLAAMKLVELGKLDLDKPIYKYLPKFKMLDERYKKITTRHCLSHSSGLPGTQWKGFSVTDVTEDNYYETVYDYMAKNYLKAEPGEYSVYCNDGFTMAEIVISEISGMRYSKFVEKYITKPIDAKTTQTSDLLTGENTLTKEKKKPYELLYIQGAAGFTTSMTDLCKLGDLILNPNGILKKESIDEMAKPHGITFLDADTSTCGYGLGWDNVNLNDMDYDLGEGVMQKGGNSFQFTTQFIVIPKYNAVLAISETHDCEIDVLETILRLFATAMLEEGINIYKKHSPIPKDIIKKYEGTYLVPSGIYNVQMYGAIMNITHDTTRGKSTGVFKNLKYNGKTFEGLKNQELYFTEFNDEAYLMVNYREKNIPLAQKAKPKKPITKKWENRISKQYVCITTTPYDLVTHEIMTGFKIEKLKDIEGILIASFVGREDADIYGVFESSFIPMDDNTGTGFINTPCNGSRDFVTLCFKSIEGIEYCDASSYTYIDVESLPKYEGQGFHQNKKTNKVYKIQNELTTLPQIPNGRRILVLKNDLSVDYDSLYENEYRPVNDGFISFI encoded by the coding sequence ATGAATTCACTTACACAAAAACTAACAAAAATTTTAAAGTTGAATTTATCAAATAAATTCACATCAGTATCATATGCGATTATGAAAGATGGGAATATGCTTGCTGCTGATACAATTGGAACAAATGGTAGTAATAAAAATAATAATTCAACAATTAATGATACATATAATGTTGCTTCTGTTTCTAAAATATTTTGTTCATTGGCAGCAATGAAGCTTGTTGAATTAGGCAAGCTTGACTTAGACAAACCTATATATAAATATTTGCCTAAATTCAAAATGCTAGATGAAAGATATAAAAAAATTACTACAAGACATTGTCTTAGTCACAGTAGTGGATTACCTGGAACTCAGTGGAAAGGTTTTTCAGTAACTGATGTAACAGAAGATAATTATTATGAAACAGTATATGATTATATGGCAAAAAACTATTTAAAAGCTGAACCTGGTGAATATTCTGTATATTGCAATGATGGCTTTACAATGGCTGAAATTGTAATTTCTGAAATTAGTGGTATGCGTTATTCAAAATTTGTTGAAAAATACATAACTAAACCAATTGATGCAAAGACTACTCAAACATCAGATTTATTAACGGGTGAAAATACATTAACAAAAGAAAAGAAAAAGCCATATGAATTATTGTATATACAAGGTGCTGCAGGATTTACTACAAGTATGACTGATTTATGCAAGTTAGGTGATTTAATATTAAATCCAAATGGAATATTAAAAAAAGAGAGCATAGATGAAATGGCTAAACCTCATGGTATAACATTTTTAGATGCTGATACTTCTACATGTGGTTATGGTTTAGGATGGGACAATGTAAATTTAAATGATATGGATTATGACCTTGGCGAAGGAGTTATGCAAAAGGGTGGTAATAGTTTTCAATTTACAACACAATTCATAGTTATACCAAAATATAATGCTGTATTGGCTATTTCTGAGACACATGATTGTGAAATTGATGTATTAGAAACAATTCTAAGATTATTTGCAACAGCAATGCTTGAGGAAGGAATTAATATATATAAAAAACACAGTCCTATACCAAAAGACATAATAAAAAAATATGAAGGTACTTATCTAGTTCCAAGTGGTATTTATAATGTACAAATGTATGGTGCAATAATGAATATAACTCATGATACAACAAGAGGAAAAAGTACTGGTGTATTCAAAAATTTAAAATACAATGGTAAAACTTTTGAAGGATTGAAAAATCAAGAATTATACTTTACAGAATTCAATGATGAAGCATACTTAATGGTTAATTATAGAGAAAAAAATATTCCACTTGCGCAAAAAGCAAAACCGAAAAAGCCTATAACTAAAAAGTGGGAAAATAGAATATCCAAGCAATATGTTTGCATAACAACTACGCCTTATGATTTAGTAACACATGAGATTATGACAGGGTTTAAAATAGAAAAGTTAAAAGATATAGAAGGTATCTTAATAGCAAGTTTTGTTGGTCGTGAGGATGCTGATATATATGGTGTTTTTGAGTCTTCATTTATACCTATGGATGATAATACTGGAACAGGATTTATAAATACACCTTGTAATGGAAGTCGTGATTTTGTAACATTGTGCTTTAAATCAATCGAAGGTATTGAATATTGTGATGCATCTTCATATACATATATAGATGTAGAATCATTACCAAAATATGAAGGTCAAGGATTTCATCAAAATAAAAAAACAAATAAGGTATATAAAATTCAAAATGAACTTACTACTTTACCTCAAATACCAAATGGTAGACGTATTTTGGTACTTAAAAACGATTTGTCTGTAGATTATGACTCACTTTATGAAAATGAATACAGACCTGTTAATGATGGATTTATTTCATTTATATAA
- the rplS gene encoding 50S ribosomal protein L19, translated as MMDLIRSIEQEQLKSEIQEFNVGDTIKVHCRIKEGTRERIQIFEGTVIKRQGGSNRETFTVRKIAYGVGVERTFPIHSPKIEKIEVTRKGKIRRARLFYLRERTGKAAKVKEKTNY; from the coding sequence ATGATGGACTTAATAAGATCTATTGAACAAGAACAATTAAAATCTGAAATCCAAGAATTTAACGTAGGTGATACTATAAAAGTACACTGTAGAATTAAAGAAGGTACAAGAGAAAGAATTCAGATATTTGAAGGAACTGTTATTAAGAGACAAGGTGGAAGTAATAGGGAGACATTCACAGTAAGAAAAATAGCTTACGGTGTAGGTGTTGAAAGAACATTCCCAATCCATTCACCAAAGATTGAAAAAATCGAAGTAACAAGAAAAGGTAAAATTAGACGTGCTAGATTGTTCTATCTTAGAGAGAGAACAGGTAAAGCTGCTAAAGTTAAAGAAAAAACTAATTATTAA
- a CDS encoding VanZ family protein has protein sequence MGIIKYMLDKLGIYILLAMAFVLCLILLYYLSYKLIYKKLIKGNKKLNFIKTFYIIILISYLLFIIFNTCFKYIPGMHRSMNLVPFMSYRQAMFDFSNIGMSQLIFNIILFIPIGFLLPICNYRFEKWYKTIIIGLSLTILIETTQLIFNGGVFDVDDIINNVLGTILGYSLITTILSVVKKDKRNVGYILNHIWPIITTILIFVGLYTNYNTRDYGNTCRPTLNQNVEDVDFDLNIKLKDLNYEMPMYYPKSYTKKEAFEFVHNIYSYFYKEDFEIEVIDYDTEMIYRVNGGYINFDRLDGTFLFSQYKLHDKNSIVYTCTNSELLNVFEKLDIFIPKELEFEEIENKILFGELKLYKSGNNYINGDIKIEYYKDGAINKINYNLVKYKKGAMKKLISEYDAYIKLINGKFINYVNTEKATNIQILGVEITYIVDTKGFLQPVYKFNCKIDNYNKKIYIEAIK, from the coding sequence ATGGGTATAATCAAATATATGCTTGATAAACTTGGTATTTATATTTTGCTAGCAATGGCATTTGTTCTTTGCTTGATTTTATTATATTATTTAAGCTATAAGCTAATTTACAAAAAGTTAATTAAAGGCAACAAAAAGCTTAACTTTATAAAAACTTTTTATATTATCATACTAATTAGCTATTTGTTATTTATTATCTTTAATACTTGCTTTAAATATATACCTGGAATGCATAGAAGCATGAATTTAGTACCATTTATGTCATATAGACAAGCAATGTTTGATTTTTCGAATATTGGTATGAGTCAGCTTATATTTAATATTATTTTGTTTATTCCGATTGGTTTTTTATTACCAATTTGCAATTATAGATTTGAAAAATGGTATAAAACTATAATAATAGGCTTGAGTTTAACGATACTAATAGAAACAACTCAATTAATATTTAATGGTGGAGTTTTTGATGTTGATGATATCATCAATAATGTTTTAGGTACAATTTTAGGATATAGCTTAATAACAACAATATTATCAGTTGTTAAAAAGGATAAAAGAAATGTAGGCTATATTTTAAATCATATTTGGCCAATTATTACTACAATATTAATATTTGTTGGACTTTATACAAATTATAATACTAGAGATTATGGAAATACTTGTAGACCTACATTAAATCAAAATGTAGAAGATGTAGATTTTGATTTAAATATAAAACTAAAAGATTTAAATTATGAAATGCCAATGTATTATCCAAAATCTTATACTAAAAAAGAAGCCTTTGAATTTGTCCATAATATATATTCATATTTTTATAAAGAAGATTTTGAAATAGAAGTTATTGATTATGATACTGAAATGATATATAGGGTTAATGGTGGTTATATTAATTTTGATAGACTTGACGGTACATTCCTTTTTTCTCAATACAAACTACACGATAAAAATTCAATAGTATATACGTGTACAAACAGTGAATTGTTAAACGTATTTGAAAAGCTAGATATTTTCATACCAAAAGAATTAGAATTTGAAGAAATAGAAAATAAAATATTATTTGGAGAATTAAAACTATACAAAAGTGGTAATAATTATATAAATGGTGATATAAAGATAGAGTATTATAAAGATGGTGCAATTAATAAAATCAACTATAATTTAGTTAAATACAAAAAAGGCGCAATGAAAAAATTAATTAGTGAATATGATGCATATATCAAGCTTATAAATGGTAAATTTATAAATTATGTAAATACTGAAAAGGCAACTAATATCCAAATATTAGGCGTAGAAATAACCTATATTGTTGATACAAAAGGATTTTTACAACCAGTGTATAAATTTAATTGTAAAATTGACAATTATAATAAAAAAATATATATTGAAGCTATAAAATAG
- a CDS encoding bifunctional 2-polyprenyl-6-hydroxyphenol methylase/3-demethylubiquinol 3-O-methyltransferase UbiG gives MEEYWNKEWSNNKIDEYIKYIRPDFTPRFFEIFSKYNIKNVCDAACGFGTYSIMLNNRGFEVSGFDIAENSVNLTKNMLKHFKLPNDDYKTCSITDISFKDEAFDAVVAHAVIDHLSKKSACTALNELYRITKQGGLIYLSFDCLEEDDLNLAHEILEDGSFLYTDKSRDGLLFNHYTNEDIEKLLLGKQQIYFNTTKRGDREVILKK, from the coding sequence ATGGAAGAATATTGGAACAAAGAGTGGAGCAATAATAAAATAGATGAGTATATAAAATATATAAGACCTGACTTTACACCGAGATTCTTTGAGATTTTTTCTAAATATAATATAAAAAACGTATGCGATGCAGCATGCGGTTTTGGTACATATAGCATCATGCTAAATAACAGAGGATTTGAAGTATCAGGATTTGATATAGCAGAAAACTCGGTAAATTTGACTAAAAATATGTTGAAGCATTTTAAACTTCCAAACGACGATTATAAAACGTGTAGCATTACTGATATCAGTTTTAAAGATGAAGCCTTTGATGCAGTAGTTGCACATGCTGTTATAGACCATTTAAGCAAAAAAAGTGCATGTACAGCCCTAAATGAACTTTATAGGATAACCAAACAGGGCGGACTTATATATTTGTCATTTGATTGTCTTGAAGAGGATGATTTGAATTTAGCTCATGAAATATTAGAGGATGGTTCTTTTTTATATACAGATAAAAGTAGAGACGGATTGTTGTTTAATCATTACACCAATGAAGATATAGAAAAATTATTGCTAGGTAAACAGCAAATATATTTTAATACAACAAAGCGTGGAGATAGAGAGGTTATATTAAAAAAATAA
- a CDS encoding class I SAM-dependent methyltransferase has protein sequence MNINYDKYIKVENDIYKGVEKISVPSSTDIGNEQLDKGLDWLCENTDKLLDFGCGSGSMLFSCALRGVKELIGIDMSDEGIKLCNNRAKLMKLGSYKFIQGTVNELNLIEDNSIDGAILSNVIDNIAPNDSMEVLKQIRRIVKKSGKILIKLNPYIKEDQIKEYNIKTIEGNLLDDGLLLWNQTTEEWRTLLLQYFNEKEYVDVYFKEYDQYNRMFLMINE, from the coding sequence ATGAACATTAATTACGATAAATATATAAAAGTAGAAAATGATATTTACAAAGGTGTTGAAAAAATATCAGTACCATCAAGTACTGATATTGGTAATGAACAGCTGGATAAAGGATTAGACTGGTTATGCGAAAATACAGATAAACTTTTGGATTTTGGATGTGGTTCTGGAAGTATGCTGTTTAGCTGTGCTTTGCGTGGAGTGAAAGAGTTGATCGGAATTGATATGTCTGATGAAGGAATAAAGCTATGTAATAATCGTGCAAAGCTTATGAAGCTTGGGAGTTACAAATTTATTCAGGGTACTGTAAATGAGCTTAATTTAATTGAAGATAATTCTATAGATGGTGCAATTCTTTCCAATGTTATTGATAATATTGCTCCAAATGATTCTATGGAAGTTTTAAAGCAAATAAGAAGAATAGTAAAAAAGAGTGGCAAAATACTAATAAAGCTTAACCCATATATAAAAGAAGATCAGATAAAGGAATATAACATAAAAACTATTGAAGGTAATCTTTTAGATGATGGACTTCTATTATGGAATCAAACTACTGAAGAGTGGAGAACGTTACTATTACAATATTTCAATGAAAAAGAATATGTTGATGTGTATTTTAAAGAGTATGACCAATATAATAGAATGTTTTTGATGATTAATGAATAG